A genomic segment from Mastomys coucha isolate ucsf_1 unplaced genomic scaffold, UCSF_Mcou_1 pScaffold7, whole genome shotgun sequence encodes:
- the Fam49b gene encoding protein FAM49B isoform X2, translated as MGNLIKVLTRDIDHNAAHFFLDFENAQPTESEKEIYNQVNVVLKDAEGILEDLQSYRGAGHEIREAIQHPADEKLQEKAWGAVVPLVGKLKKFYEFSQRLEAALRGLLGALTSTPYSPTQHLEREQALAKQFAEILHFTLRFDELKMTNPAIQNDFSYYRRTLSRMRINNVPAEGENEVNNELANRMSLFYAEATPMLKTLSDATTKFVSENKNLPIENTTDCLSTMASVCRVMLETPEYRSRFTNEETVSFCLRVMVGVIILYDHVHPVGAFAKTSKIDMKGCIKVLKDQPPNSVEGLLNALRYTTKHLNDETTSKQIRSMLQ; from the exons ATGCCCAGCCTACAGAGTCTGAGAAGGAAATATATAATCAGGTGAATGTAGTGTTGAAAGATGCAGAAGGCATCTTGGAGGACTTGCAGTCATACAGAGGAGCTGGCCACGAAATCCGAGAG GCAATCCAGCATCCAGCTGATGAGAAGTTGCAAGAGAAGGCATGGGGTGCAGTTGTGCCACTAGTAGgcaaattaaagaaattttacGAATTTTCTCAGAGACTAG AAGCAGCATTAAGAGGCCTTCTGGGAGCCTTGACTAGTACACCATACTCCCCCACCCAGCATCTAGAGCGAGAGCAGGCTCTTGCTAAACAGTTTGCAGAGATTCTTCACTTCACACTTCGGTTTGATGAACTCAAG ATGACAAATCCTGCCATACAAAATGACTTCAGCTACTACAGAAGAACATTGAGTCGTATGAGAATTAATAATGTCCCG gcagaaggagaaaatgaagtaaataatgaATTGGCAAACCGAATGTCTTTGTTTTATGCTGAGGCTACCCCGATGCTGAAAACCTTAAGTGATGCAACAACAAAATTTGTATCGGAG AATAAAAATTTGCCAATAGAAAATACCACAGATTGCTTAAGCACCATGGCAAGTGTATGCAGAGTCATGCTGGAGACACC GGAATATAGAAGCAGATTTACCAATGAAGAGACAGTATCATTCTGCTTGAGGGTAATGGTGGGTGTCATAATACTCTATGACCACGTCCATCCAGTGGGAGCATTTGCCAAAACTTCTAAAATTGAT atGAAAGGTTGTATCAAAGTTCTTAAGGACCAACCTCCTAATAGTGTAGAAGGTCTTCTCAATGCTctcag GTACACAACAAAACATTTGAATGATGAGACTACCTCCAAGCAAATTAGGTCCATGTTGCAGTAA
- the Fam49b gene encoding protein FAM49B isoform X1 has product MGNLLKVLTCTDLEQGPNFFLDFENAQPTESEKEIYNQVNVVLKDAEGILEDLQSYRGAGHEIREAIQHPADEKLQEKAWGAVVPLVGKLKKFYEFSQRLEAALRGLLGALTSTPYSPTQHLEREQALAKQFAEILHFTLRFDELKMTNPAIQNDFSYYRRTLSRMRINNVPAEGENEVNNELANRMSLFYAEATPMLKTLSDATTKFVSENKNLPIENTTDCLSTMASVCRVMLETPEYRSRFTNEETVSFCLRVMVGVIILYDHVHPVGAFAKTSKIDMKGCIKVLKDQPPNSVEGLLNALRYTTKHLNDETTSKQIRSMLQ; this is encoded by the exons ATGCCCAGCCTACAGAGTCTGAGAAGGAAATATATAATCAGGTGAATGTAGTGTTGAAAGATGCAGAAGGCATCTTGGAGGACTTGCAGTCATACAGAGGAGCTGGCCACGAAATCCGAGAG GCAATCCAGCATCCAGCTGATGAGAAGTTGCAAGAGAAGGCATGGGGTGCAGTTGTGCCACTAGTAGgcaaattaaagaaattttacGAATTTTCTCAGAGACTAG AAGCAGCATTAAGAGGCCTTCTGGGAGCCTTGACTAGTACACCATACTCCCCCACCCAGCATCTAGAGCGAGAGCAGGCTCTTGCTAAACAGTTTGCAGAGATTCTTCACTTCACACTTCGGTTTGATGAACTCAAG ATGACAAATCCTGCCATACAAAATGACTTCAGCTACTACAGAAGAACATTGAGTCGTATGAGAATTAATAATGTCCCG gcagaaggagaaaatgaagtaaataatgaATTGGCAAACCGAATGTCTTTGTTTTATGCTGAGGCTACCCCGATGCTGAAAACCTTAAGTGATGCAACAACAAAATTTGTATCGGAG AATAAAAATTTGCCAATAGAAAATACCACAGATTGCTTAAGCACCATGGCAAGTGTATGCAGAGTCATGCTGGAGACACC GGAATATAGAAGCAGATTTACCAATGAAGAGACAGTATCATTCTGCTTGAGGGTAATGGTGGGTGTCATAATACTCTATGACCACGTCCATCCAGTGGGAGCATTTGCCAAAACTTCTAAAATTGAT atGAAAGGTTGTATCAAAGTTCTTAAGGACCAACCTCCTAATAGTGTAGAAGGTCTTCTCAATGCTctcag GTACACAACAAAACATTTGAATGATGAGACTACCTCCAAGCAAATTAGGTCCATGTTGCAGTAA
- the Fam49b gene encoding protein FAM49B isoform X3, with the protein MIMYRRTRTESPALAEDAQPTESEKEIYNQVNVVLKDAEGILEDLQSYRGAGHEIREAIQHPADEKLQEKAWGAVVPLVGKLKKFYEFSQRLEAALRGLLGALTSTPYSPTQHLEREQALAKQFAEILHFTLRFDELKMTNPAIQNDFSYYRRTLSRMRINNVPAEGENEVNNELANRMSLFYAEATPMLKTLSDATTKFVSENKNLPIENTTDCLSTMASVCRVMLETPEYRSRFTNEETVSFCLRVMVGVIILYDHVHPVGAFAKTSKIDMKGCIKVLKDQPPNSVEGLLNALRYTTKHLNDETTSKQIRSMLQ; encoded by the exons ATGCCCAGCCTACAGAGTCTGAGAAGGAAATATATAATCAGGTGAATGTAGTGTTGAAAGATGCAGAAGGCATCTTGGAGGACTTGCAGTCATACAGAGGAGCTGGCCACGAAATCCGAGAG GCAATCCAGCATCCAGCTGATGAGAAGTTGCAAGAGAAGGCATGGGGTGCAGTTGTGCCACTAGTAGgcaaattaaagaaattttacGAATTTTCTCAGAGACTAG AAGCAGCATTAAGAGGCCTTCTGGGAGCCTTGACTAGTACACCATACTCCCCCACCCAGCATCTAGAGCGAGAGCAGGCTCTTGCTAAACAGTTTGCAGAGATTCTTCACTTCACACTTCGGTTTGATGAACTCAAG ATGACAAATCCTGCCATACAAAATGACTTCAGCTACTACAGAAGAACATTGAGTCGTATGAGAATTAATAATGTCCCG gcagaaggagaaaatgaagtaaataatgaATTGGCAAACCGAATGTCTTTGTTTTATGCTGAGGCTACCCCGATGCTGAAAACCTTAAGTGATGCAACAACAAAATTTGTATCGGAG AATAAAAATTTGCCAATAGAAAATACCACAGATTGCTTAAGCACCATGGCAAGTGTATGCAGAGTCATGCTGGAGACACC GGAATATAGAAGCAGATTTACCAATGAAGAGACAGTATCATTCTGCTTGAGGGTAATGGTGGGTGTCATAATACTCTATGACCACGTCCATCCAGTGGGAGCATTTGCCAAAACTTCTAAAATTGAT atGAAAGGTTGTATCAAAGTTCTTAAGGACCAACCTCCTAATAGTGTAGAAGGTCTTCTCAATGCTctcag GTACACAACAAAACATTTGAATGATGAGACTACCTCCAAGCAAATTAGGTCCATGTTGCAGTAA